Proteins from one Mus pahari chromosome 10, PAHARI_EIJ_v1.1, whole genome shotgun sequence genomic window:
- the C10H11orf87 gene encoding uncharacterized protein C11orf87 homolog: protein MSARAPKELRLALPPCLLNRTFASHNASGGSSAGLRSSGAGGGTCVTQVGQQLFQSFSSTLVLIVLVTLIFCLLVLSLSTFHIHKRRMKKRKMQRAQEEYERDHCSGSHGGGGLPRAGVQAPTHGKENRLERQPRDSAFCTPSNATSSSSSSPPGLLCQGPCAPPPPLPAPSPQGTPAASSCLDTPGEGLLQTVVLS from the coding sequence ATGAGTGCCAGGGCGCCGAAAGAGCTGAGGCTGGCCCTGCCGCCTTGTCTCCTGAACCGGACCTTTGCTTCCCACAACGCCAGTGGAGGCAGCAGCGCAGGTCTCCGCAGCTCAGGAGCAGGTGGTGGCACTTGCGTCACGCAGGTGGGACAGCAGCTCTTCCAGTCTTTTTCATCCACGCTGGTGCTGATTGTCCTGGTCACTCTCATCTTCTGTCTCCTCGTGCTGTCCCTCTCCACTTTCCACATCCACAAGCGTAGGATGAAGAAGCGGAAGATGCAGAGGGCTCAGGAAGAATATGAGCGAGATCATTGCAGCGGCAGCCACGGAGGTGGGGGGCTGCCTCGGGCAGGTGTTCAAGCCCCAACCCATGGAAAAGAAAACCGGCTAGAGAGGCAGCCCCGGGACTCCGCCTTCTGCACCCCCTCCAATGctacttcttcttcctcctcctcaccccctggTCTCTTGTGCCAGGGTCCCTGTGCGCCTCCGCCTCCACTGCCAGCCCCCAGTCCACAAGGAACACCCGCAGCTTCCTCCTGCTTGGACACACCTGGCGAGGGCCTTTTGCAAACGGTGGTACTGTCCTGA